In the Lepus europaeus isolate LE1 chromosome 10, mLepTim1.pri, whole genome shotgun sequence genome, TTTATGTTCATACATATTTCATTCTTCCAGTAACTGTGGAAAAGCTGCAAAAACTAGCTCCATTATTCTATATCACTTTGTTTAAGCTTATTTattgtttacttatttcaaaggcagagagacagagacagagatcttccaattgctgcctcacttcctaaatggcttgTAACAGCTGCAgcttggccaggatgaagccagaagtgtGGATCatgatccagatctcccacatgagtggcaggtacccaagtatgtaagccatcacttgtgcatcccatggtgcacatcagcaggaagctggaatctggaacaaagctaggactgaaacccagatacTCAGGTATAAGATATGGGCATCTCAGGCTAAAGCTTAGCTACTTGCGCCGCATGTCCACCAGTATATCACTTTTTGATACATGCACATTAACCAGCATCTTTACCTTTAGCTTATGGATGAGGATGGACTGAAAAGAAAAGCAACTCTGTTCACCCtatctttccctttccttctctgtcttcatgTTTGTTATAAGTGATTGACTAATATAACGAAGGAACACGGTAAAAGAGGATGTGATAGTACTCCTTGGTCATTCTTGTTTCTCAGGATGGCACTGCCTTGTTTTCTGCATTCACAGAAAGTTCTACTTTGTAAAAACTGCTTGGCCTCCTGGGGCTCTCAGTGTACTTCCCTACTCCCTTTCCTGAGTTGTAGATGTGACATGTTCATCTTGTACTGGTTTTGAGTTTAGATTAACTCCCATGAATTATAGGTCCAACAAAATGCTGTGCTAAATGCTAATGACTGGCAGGGAACAGTGGACATCCATATTGTGTGTATCTCTTCTTCTCATGGTCATGCTTCCTGATCCTGcagaattcatttaaaaacacaaatccaAAGACAAAATATGTAGTATTGAAGCAAGTGTAAGATTTTTTCAGTACAGGGTTCTCATCAATAGCACAGGTCAAATGCCTATGAAGCCAGCTCTAATTTTAGTTCCAATTAATCCACAGTCATGATAACAATTGATAttatcaatgtctttttttttttttttttttttgacaggcagagtggatagtgagagagagacagagagaaaggtcttccttttccgttggttcaccctccaatggccactacgacgcgccaatctgaagccaggagccaggtgcttcctcctggtctcccatgtgggtgcagggcccaaggacttgggccatcctccactgccttcccggtccacagcagagagctggactggaagaggagcaaccgggacagaaccgtcaccccaaccaggactggaacctggtgtgctggcaccgcaggcagaggattagcctagtgagccacggcgctgcctCTATTTTCCTTTTCACTCTTTTACAGGGTATTTTGATTACTGGAAGTTCCCAATTTTAACATAGTTTAATTTGTCCGTCTTTTCTTTTGAGGTTAAGTGCTATTTTATATCTGATTTCAGAAATCTTTGCCTTCCTTCGAATCTTCGAGatgttttcctttataattttcatccAGTTTTACTGTTTTGCCTTTCATATTTAGATCCACAATCCATCCGGAATTTAGTTTTTGTGATTGCtaagaggtggaggattaaactttattaatttataagtTCTTTCAAAAAGAACTTCTGATAACATCAAGTTTAAGGGTTTAGTTCCAGAATAGACTGTTCCACAACTATTCCGCTTCACTTGCCAAGTCTTTTGGATGCTGCGGTTAAAGTGAGGACTGGGTAATGGGGGTGGATCAAAGAAAACGCACTGAAAAACTTCCATGGGCCCTGGGATGATATGAGTGTGTACATGTCTACACTTCATCTTTGCATAGGAAGGACAATATCATGAATATTCACTCTGAGACACTGTATTTGCCGCCATCAGCTCTTAGATGAACTCAGTATCTCCTCTTCCATGCTTCTTTATCGTGATTTCCCCGGTGTATGCTACATTTGGCGGGCAGTGATCAGGCCTTTGTTCATCTTCCCAGCCTCACTCTTGGCCACGTACACTTTGCTCTGCCCCTCTGTGGATGCGGGCCGCTTTGGAAAATCACTCTATTCTCCGGAGGGGCTCCTGTTTGCCTTTCAGGATTTAGTATTTCTTCATTCATAAAGCCTCGTTTATAGATAGTGCTCAACAAGTGTacgatttttttaattaataaaaatgatagaataaaaaatactttattaaaatGGATGGATGAGATATTTGTCGGATGGCTGGATGAATTGGACATCACTTCCATCACTTTTGACAACTCTCCCCTTGAGAGGATTTAAAACCTTCTTGATGAAAATCTGGGAAAAGTTTCACTTTAGATGACTTGGCCTGAATTAAAGCAATCGACTAGCTCGGGGTTCGCTCCGCCGAGGCAACTCAGCTAGTTTGGGCTGGATTGCCTCATCCCGGAAGTGGGTTGAAGGCCGTTGTGGTCAGTGCGGTCTCCCAGGCCCGGCCAGGATGGGTGGAGGTTCTGTTGCCAACATGGCCGACCCGGACCCTCGCTACCCGCGCTCCTCGATCGAGGATGACTTCAACTACGGCAGCTGCGTGGCTTCTGCCAGCGTGCACATCCGGATGGGTACGCGCACCCCGGCGCCGTGCGCCCCGGCGCCCCTCGTCCGCCCTGCTGCGCCTTGGGCCTCAGGAGGCGGATTTCCAGCTCCTGAGAGTCGGCTCTGCCCTACCCGCCCCTTCCCTCCGTGCCCCCTAGGGATCGGGGAAGAGCGCCCTGCTCCGAGGGCGGGGAGGAAGAGCTCGCTCCCCTCCCCAGGGGTCTAGGGAGAGCGCTGCTGGGGGAGCGGCGGTGCTCCGGTTCCTCTCAGGGAAGGCAGCGGGGGCAGAGGAAGGCGTCAGCACCCTTGGCTTGGCTTCTTTGAGAGAAACAGTTGTATTGGAAATAAGTGGAGGACGTGATCGTCGTGTACGTCAGGAGTGGTCCGCCTGATGTTTTTGAGTTCCAAGTTGCTTTGGACGTGCCTGTCTCCCGCACTGGCTGTGAGCTCGCGTGAGGACAGAGCCCGGCTCTATCCTGTCCACTGTTTTCTCTATTTGGGAATTGGACGTAGAATGTGCTTGAGCATTAGTGAGGAATTTGCTGCTGTTGGAAACTTCCAGTCGGAATTCCATGTTTAGATTACTGTGCAGTATCCAGTGGGCAGAAATGATTGTGAATTTAAAATACGCAGAAGAAATCATCGCATACAATTATTCCAGCCCTTTGATTACAGAAGCTTCCCCAGATTTTCAGCCTCTACAGGCATTTCGAACTCATTCTGGAAAGCTTATGAAGATAGTTCTGATGCATTAAGAATCCTGATGCCTACTATCAATATTATTGGAATTGAATTTTGCAATTATTTTGGCGAGTGAGCTCAGCTTcttttataaagaattttttcgttccatttttagtttatgtgctgccgaagcaagCACTTACAGAAATGTTTAATGGagataaaatatatgtaacataaaatgtaccattttaaccattctttaaagatttattttatttatttgaaaggcagagttagagagagagagatccttcacctgctgattccctccccagatgaccacaagagccaggcctgggccaggttgaagccaggagctgggaactctgggTCTTCTATATGGGTGACAGAAACAGCAACTTGATTCATCACCTCCCAagttgtacattagcaggaagttagaattgatctgggactcaaacccatacaCTCTAtgatgtaggatgcaggtgtcttaactgctgggcctggaaatgcctgcctctctccagaactttttcattttgcaaaagtCAAATTCTATACCCATTTGATAATAAATTCATTCTCTCCTCTCCCAGgccctactttctgtctctatgaatttgacttcTCAAGATACAAGTGGAAtcaattatttgtttcttttgtgactggtttattcCAATTAGTTTCAAGTTGCATCCacattgtagcatgtgtcagaatttcctatTTAAGGCTGAATAAAATCACATTCTGTGTATATGCCAGATTTTGTTTATACATTCATCTATTGGTGGAGATTTGCATGGCTTGGGTCTCTTAGTGAATATAAGTGTGCAAATCTCTCTTCAAGatctgcttttaaattttttaaagattttatttatttatttgagagtagagttacaaagagagggagagacagaaaagttgtccatctgctggttcaccccccaaatggccacaacagttggagctgggcctgtcaagcctggagccaggagcttcctcagagtctcccatgcaggtgtagggacccaagcactcaggtcatcttccactgccctcccaggccacagcagagagctagattgaaagaggagcagctggtaatggaactggcacccacatgggatgctggtgccacagatggaggcttttagcccactacgccacagtgccagccccctgctttaattcttttgaataggTTTCTAGAGGTAAACTTAATGGGTTGtatgataattctatttttaattttataagaagTTGCCATACTTTTTTTCCATCCTGGCTGTACATTTTATATTCCTTCCAGTAGTGCACAAGGGTTCAAGTTTCTCCACACCTTTGCcaacatgttttttttaaattaaattagccATCAAAATGAGTATGAGATGATATTTCattactttatccatttttaaatcaAGTTGATTTTATTGTTGGTTGACTTGAAGGATTTCCTTATTTatgctggatattaatcctttattaaatatattatttgggGGATGGTACCTTTTGTTAGtccaatataaatttatttaaaagcagataaAATTTAATGAGTGTTTATTCTGTGCCATCCACTAGGCTGGGTGCCAAGtgaatagaaatgaaaaagactTGTTCCCTATTGTTATCAGTGAGCATTAAGTCTTTGTAGTCTAACAGAGGTAAACACCAAGTAGCCTTATCGATCATAAAGTGATAGAGGTACGTTTAAGGTCCCTTGAGAACATGAAGGAAGAACACCTAATCCAGACCGAGGAACTGAGAAAGGCTGAGTTTTGAGAAATGACTGGCAGTTAGCTAGGAGTGTGAGGGGAAGGGAGTGTTCTTAGTATGTGCACACAGGGAGAAagtgggaacttttttttttttatgaaggtGGTGGTGAGTTGCTGGAAggtcattgtattttttatatgAGAAAACCTTTTAATCAGTATTGTCTAATTATTAAGCCTTGGTGTTGATTTCTGGATATTGGtgataaaatattctgaaaggatggggccagctctgtggatgtgccggcatcccatatgggcgccagttctagtcctggttgccccacttccgatccagctctctgcttggcctgggagagcagtagaagatggcccaagcccttgggcccctgcacctgttatgggagactcggaagaagctcctggctcctgggttcggatcagcacagctctggccattgcggccaactggggaatgaaccagccaatggaagacctctctctctctctctccctctctctctgcctctccttctctctctgtgtaactctgactttcaaataaaataaataaatctttttttaaaaaaagatttatttaaaaaaaatctgaaaggaaaAATTTTTTATTGGATAGAAACTGGAGAAACAGGTActataaatgagaaataaaaatagataagtaaaaatgTTATTTGCCTTTTAAGGATAAGTTTCATTTTGGGGGAACATTTTTACTGCTATGGAaattaagactttaaaaaatatttaggggtATGTgtttggcaaagtggttaagatgcatcttatattggaatgcctggtttgagttctagctccactcctaattccagctgctTACTAATGTGTACCCCAGGAGGTAGCAGTTGAGATGTCAATTGGTTCCAGGCCCCCAGCTTCAGgatgcccagcactggctgttgcaggcctttggagactgaactagcagttgggaaatctctctgtatctgcctatctgtctctctctttctcagatcaataaaataattgaatgctttctatttctgcctttcagattgaagatacaataatttctttaaaatgttatgtttttTATCTTTTGCTTTGTTGTATGTTCTTGTGTATAAGTAGATATTTAATACTTTCCTTTTATTCTGATGAAAACATTTACCTTTTGCCCCATCAAGTTAATCTGTTTAAGCTCATGCTTTTGGAGGATTAGATTCCTTACAATGTTTTAAATTACTTTGGAagctttttttctggttttaatgAAAATCACCTTATAGGGACTAAGAAATTTCATTTTGCTGTTCTAAGATAAATGCTAAATAATATAGTCACatgtaattttttctcttttagcctTTCTAAGAAAAGTCTACAGCATCCTTTCCCTGCAAGTTCTCTTAACTACAGTGACCTCTGCAATCTTTTTATACTGTGAATCTATACGGGTATTTGTTCATGCAAGGTAAGTGTGTCATCAGAAAGGCATATCATAAAGAAAGTTCattttttctattaacttttgaggttaaaatgtaaaaatgcttCATTATATAACTCTTAAAAGTCAGgttagttttgtttttgatgaAGAAAAATGTTTCACAACATAGTATTTACCTTTCAACTGTTCAACTCCTGGAAAAGTATTAAGAGTTTACTCCATGAAGTTTTATAAATTATGTCCTGTTCGAAAGCTGAAGACAtcctcaaaaaataaatgtacttaGAAACTGTGAGTTAATTTTAGTTTGGGTTTATGACTAGGATAATTTCATCAAGAAATTTTCAAGAGCTCTAATTGATTCATGCCTATTGAAGATAATCACCTCCAACATAATTATTTCCACAGCTAAAAATAATAGTTTCTTTAttctaaagaaaaggaaaagtaaagaATGAATATTTTCTTAGATATAGAAAATTTATCTTCTTACTCCCCCTTTCACTCCTATGAAAAGGGAGTCTTAAATTAATAGTTTGCTATTTGGAGTAAGTCTTTAATTTGAAGTATAACCATATGGTAAATACCCTAAAAATGtagtattatttaatttctttattgtattttaattataaaaatagtatGCTAATAGCAGTAGTATGCTAATTTCAAACATTACTCAAATTGGTAGAAGCTTATAAAGTAAAAAACCTTTATTCATTGTGGGCTGCTTGCTCTGTCCTGCTGCTCTTCCTCCCTACCTCATACCAATTTTCCAGtgtaaaagtaatttattttcagtttggtataggtcatttttttcctgtaCTTTCATATTCACGTAGAATAGGTAAATTTTATTAAGTTGGGTAATGTGATTCATGCTATCTttaaacttgaaatatttttaatattatgtcTTTCAGTCCTGCCTTAATTTTGGTGTTTGCTCTTGGATCTTTGGGTTTCATTTTTGCATTGACTTTAAACAGACATAAGCATCCCCTAAACCTGTACCTTCTTTTTGGATTTGTGAGTATTTTGACAAATGTcttttcctttaacatttatttctgagttttacatgtatttatttaactgaaTGCATATTTAATGAAATgacaacaaaattaacattttttcctATTAGAGTATTTTAGGAAATTACTTATAATTTTGTAGTCTTTTAGGATTTTAAATTGCTTGTAAGTTTCAAAGGTATTTAGTTAATATTAGGATATagtagaaaaaaatcttgaagtGGCATTAGATGAGCTGGCTTTCCCACTGTTTGATTATATGACATTTGGTAAGGCATTTAGCCTTTCTGTATCTAAGTTTTCTCACTTGTAAAATGATAATATTAAGTAGATAATCCTTGTGAAACTTTCCTCTtctaattttgttaaaattaaaaccTACTACCTCTAAAAACTCAGTCTTAGACTATGACCAGCATGAGTGGGTAAGGCaagttgtgtattttttttttttttttttttttttttgacaggcagagtggacagtgagagagagagagaaaggtcttcctttgctgttggttcaccctccaatggccgccgtggctggcgtgctgcggccagcacgccacgctgatccaaagccaggagccaggtgcttctcctggtctcccatggggtgcagggcccaagaacttgggccatcctccactgcactcccgggccacagcagagagctggcctggaagaggggcaaccgggacagaatccggcgccccaacctggactagaacccggtgtgccagtgccgcaaggcggaggattagcctgttgagccatggcgccagccagtatttttaaaattattttgtctcTTCTTAAATCCATTATGACTTTGTGTGCTGACCTAAAATTTTAGTTCAAAACATTTGAAACTGATAAGAATTATCTGtaatcaaataagtgaaaaagcTGTTGATCAGATTAAAATGCTTTCAACTAAAGAAATTTGTGAATTCTGATAATgagtttgtgtttattttatgaaagaaaagCTCATGTCTTTGGAAGTTTCAACTATTATAAAGAGCAATTATTCAATTAAATTTTAAGCTCTTTTGTTATTAAAGTTGTCAGTACAACCCAAgttatttcaaataaagagaGTTTAAGGATGTACGAACTTCAGAACCCATCCTCAAACTCATCAGGCCTCAAGAAGAGGAACTGCAAGAAAGTTCTAGAAATGACGCTGTTGTAGGAAATTTAGAGGCAGGATTTGTGGTCTCCCTTCCCTTGTTCTGTTATACCTCTTTTCTACCTCACACTGTACTTACTCATTGTGTTCTCTTTTCCaactttaatttttatgtgaCCCACTGTTGGCTCCCAAGTACTCCCAAGTGAAACTGTCAAGGGCCCAGTCTTCTGCAATGGTTCAGGcatttcaagagagagagagaggagagaggggagggagggaggaggagagagagagagagagagaaaatgagagagagagaaagctttttgCTTTAGAATACAGTCTGGAACACAGTACTCCTCTTTACTCACCTTAAGTTGGCTAGAATATAGTCATATGGTCAGATGTACTTCCAAGAGAGGCTAAACTATGTAAAAATTTAATCTTAACAGCCACATGGCCAGCTAAAATTTTGCTATGGGGAAGAGAATGAATATTGGGAGACAGTTTCAAGACTCCATCCCAGCAAAGTACcacctaaatatttttattctcccTATGTTTGTATGAGATATTGAGGTTTTTCTAAATGTGTAcatgatttataaaataatatttttatttctattacagagaaaaacaattttttatattttttccataatCTTCCTGTTACAAATCTGATTAAGGCTTAAAGAGTGATAGAATCACAATTAGGATCCACATATTCTTGCCCAATAAACAGGTCTTATTTTCATTATGGTGAGCTTAATAACTGTCCCATATAATTCACAGGCCTCCTCTGAATCTAAAATGAGATTGTCCATAAGGGATCATATTGGACTGCTAAAAATTAGAAAGTGTACATGTAAATTTTACATGCATTAATTTCAGATTCTGTTTCTTAGACACTGTTGGAAGCTCTGACTGTGGGCATTGCTGGTAAGCCATAATTTCACTTCTCTATGTTATAatgtagataaatctttttagtAAAAAAGTATCTGGGCTTAAGATTTAACATCATGGGATGTCATATTTCAAAAACATAGTATAGGATGAAGAATTCCTAAAGTATAAACATAAGTCAAATATTTGTCCTCTACATAGTTCAGTGAGCTTAGAGTAAGTAGAAAAGTTTAAGGGaaacaaaaggaaaggagaataatatttcatttatgtttccCATTTATGAAAATAAGACAACCATAGCTAATCTCCCAAATTTAAAGGGATCTTACATGAGCTGTGTTTTGAGCCATGTACTTTCATCATATGAACTTACTCCTTTAAAAATCACCTGCATTAAACCATGCTTTCATTCTGTCTCCTCTTATTTTACTAAATGATATGACAGAAAATAGTggtaatttctgtttctttatctcaTGTTAAATATGTACTTGAAATATGTATTCGAAGGCCAGCTGTCTCTTATTACTTGATATGCTATGTAATGCCTCAAGTAAGAAACTTCAATAAATTAACAGCAAACATTCTGATTGTcttaaaatggttaattttagcTACCAAAAAAGTTAACTATGACTGTCAATAATAGCAAACTGTTAGTACTATGGTTAATATAATTATCCCTGCCTGTTTTGTCATAATTTTTTGTTGAATTTGTACCTCTATGTCATTGAATCTATacctatctttttaaaagaaagacaatataattagtaatatatactaaaataaatgattaaagcTTTTTAATGTAGACAGCAGGTATTATCTTTTACTTGGTGTTAATATAATCTATTAATGTTATCAAATCTATCTTATCCCTCTTCCACTCCCCTCACCATGTATAAGGAATGTAGGAGAGATGAATTTCAAGATTATTGGAACTAGGGGTTGAAATACATAGATAAGGTGATCTGAGAACATTATTGTCTTTATTAATTATACAATCTTTTCCATCTTATAAGCAAAATTGATTTCATGTATCTTTTCCATGTTCACCTTCTTAATCCCATAATGGCATAAATGCAAAAAAGCCCAACAATGTAGCATTTAGGACTACAAATAATGTGGATATTTCAtccttgaaaattaaaaattactgaaCCTCCTTTAAACAGGTTAAAATTTAGCATTCTGTTAAAATGTTAAgcatttctggccggcgccgtggctcaacaggctaatcctctgccttgaggcgccggcacaccgggttctagtcccggttggggcgctggattctatccaggttgcccctcttccaggccagctctctgctatggcctgggaaggcagtggaggatggcccaagtccttgggccctgcacccgcattggagaccaggagaagcacctggctcctggcttcggatcagcgtggtgcgctggccgcagcagccattggagggtgaaccaacggcaaaaaggaagaccttctctctgtctctctctctctcactatccactctgcctgtcaaaaaaaaaaaaaaatgttaagcatTTCTCTTATAATAGTTATGGTAAATCTGATGGTTATTCTAAAATTACAGAAGAGAAACTGCTACACATCCAGCAAAGCCCACAGTTTGTTTCTGTTCTCTGTAAAGTATGATTAGGAGGCAATCCCAAACAGCCCAAATTTTGCCTTGGATTGGCTTGATGAATTGGGTACAACCTACTAGCTGATTGCTAGAATTGGTGCTCTCTAGGAATTCCCAGCCAACTAGAGGACTTAGAATCCagcctactgattttttttaaagatttagttatttatttgaaaggcagagttatacagagagagaaggagaggcagagagaaagagagagagagaaaggtcttccatccgctggttcactccccagttggccgcaacagctggagccatgccgatccaaaggcagaagccaggagcttcttccaggtctcccacacgggtgcagaagcccaaggacttgggccatttcctactgctttcccaggccatagcagagagctggattggaagtggagcagccacgtcttgaaccagtgtccatataggatgctggcactgcaggtggcagctttacccgttacgccacagcgcgggccccaatGGCTACTGATTTTTAAACTATAATGGAAAATCCCCACAGATGTCTCAACTGTAGTTGAGACAGAAATAAATGAGTCACTCTATCAGATCCCTAAAACTCCTAACCAGCTACCTCTAGTTATTTCACTAACTTCATAGTCATGCAACCCCCTTATTTTGTATGAATGAATTTTTGGAACTTGTTTATTGCATTAAAGATATGGTTTTATTCTATTACTCATATTCAAGTTAGATAAGGgctttttcataattattttattcGTATGTtgtagagaagaaaacaaatcatTTCTATAAGCACTAGAAAAAGCTGTTTTAGAGTGTTTATATGGATTTTAAtcagtgttttaattttatagttACTTTCTATGATGTATATGTTATTCTGCAAGCCTTTATACTGACTACTGCAGTATTTCTTGGTTTGACTGCATATACTCTACAATCTAAGAGAGATTTCAGCAAATTTGGAGCAGGGTAAGTTATATATTCTTGGATATAATGTAAATCTTTAATATTATGGGCAATTTTGAGAAAAGTGCTATACTGTTAGCTTTGAATACTACCTTTCCAAATAGAAGGTAAAAAGAAATCATTCTCTGAATACTAAGTCAAGGCCCTAAACTTCCAGCTCATACAAGGACATGGAAAGTGGTTTTGTGTCATTTGCTTCCCTTGTATAATAAAAGCAAGTgaatgtaaaaaaattaagaaaggaaaagacaacAGCTTTCTTGAGAGGCAAGGCTTATATGCtttattaatttaa is a window encoding:
- the TMBIM4 gene encoding protein lifeguard 4, whose amino-acid sequence is MGGGSVANMADPDPRYPRSSIEDDFNYGSCVASASVHIRMAFLRKVYSILSLQVLLTTVTSAIFLYCESIRVFVHASPALILVFALGSLGFIFALTLNRHKHPLNLYLLFGFTLLEALTVGIAVTFYDVYVILQAFILTTAVFLGLTAYTLQSKRDFSKFGAGLFAVLWILCLSGILKSFFNSETMELVLAAVGALLFCGFIIYDTHSLMHKLSPEEYVLAAISLYLDVINLFLHLLRFLEAVNKK